The following proteins are co-located in the Imtechella halotolerans genome:
- a CDS encoding PIG-L family deacetylase: protein MYKKLLWAFLILGNLSIIYGQPPKKPDAAQLYESLQKLNFFGTALYIAAHPDDENTKLISYLSNDVHARTAYLSITRGDGGQNLIGTELRELLGVIRTQELIAARSTDGGQQRFTRANDFGYSKHPDETLSLWNKEEVMADVVWTIRKLRPDVIINRFDHRSPGTTHGHHTSSAILSVEAFDLAADPTAYPEQLKYVQPWQPKRLFFNTSWWFYGSEENFQKADKTNLLQLNTGTFYPLKGKSNGEIAALSRSQHSSQGFGVIGNRGNENEYLEFLKGDFPTNKNDLFDGITTSWERMPGGKAIGEILTKVAENFNFRQPDTHVGELLKAYELLTKVPENPWKEYKLQELQELIIATTGLFIEAVALEQTVAPGNNVSLKIEAINRSSQSVVLEHIKFESMTIEGSPLVFNKPFNTTTTIPIAKNAPYTSPYWLAEQGNLGMYTVKDQLLRGNPDTHRPYLSYQLKVDGVPFEIQREIVYKYNNPEKGEVYQPFEILPPVTVSIAHKVTVFPDANSKLLPVHVKAGETGVKGMVRLEAPKGWQITPAELPFDIALKNDEQILTFTVTPPAFESDALLKAFVTTPKNTYNQELITIDYPHIPKQSILKEASSKIVRLNLQKAGNHIGYLMGAGDEVPKSLEQIGYRVALITPENITENYLQQFDAIVVGIRAYNVIDPLTYKQPILLDYVKNGGNLIVQYNTTDRALSQFNGLAPYPLKISRDRVTEEDAPVRIIAPNHPIITGPNKIVPGDFDGWVQERGLYFPNDWDPAFVPILSMNDKGESPKEGSLLVAPYGKGYYIYTGLSFFRELPEGVPGAFKLITNMISIGKDSLQKPKIKG from the coding sequence ATGTATAAGAAACTCCTTTGGGCATTTCTAATTTTAGGGAATTTATCCATTATTTATGGGCAACCACCGAAAAAGCCCGATGCTGCCCAATTGTATGAATCTCTTCAAAAACTAAACTTTTTTGGTACAGCACTATACATAGCTGCACACCCGGATGATGAGAACACGAAGCTTATTTCGTATTTATCCAATGATGTTCATGCTCGTACTGCCTACCTTTCCATAACCAGAGGTGATGGTGGACAAAACCTTATTGGCACTGAACTTCGAGAACTACTTGGGGTGATACGAACACAGGAATTAATAGCTGCCAGAAGTACAGACGGTGGCCAACAACGTTTTACTCGCGCCAATGATTTTGGGTACTCCAAACATCCTGATGAAACCCTCTCTCTTTGGAATAAAGAGGAAGTGATGGCAGATGTGGTTTGGACCATACGAAAACTAAGACCTGATGTAATCATTAATCGTTTTGACCATAGAAGCCCTGGAACCACTCACGGACATCATACATCTTCTGCCATCCTTAGTGTCGAAGCTTTTGATCTGGCAGCAGACCCAACGGCCTATCCTGAGCAGTTAAAATATGTACAGCCATGGCAACCCAAACGTTTATTTTTTAATACTTCATGGTGGTTCTATGGAAGTGAAGAAAACTTTCAAAAGGCGGATAAAACCAATTTACTACAACTCAATACGGGTACCTTCTATCCACTTAAAGGAAAAAGCAATGGGGAAATAGCCGCACTAAGCAGAAGTCAACACAGTTCACAAGGCTTTGGTGTGATTGGAAACCGTGGTAATGAAAATGAATACCTAGAATTTTTAAAAGGTGACTTTCCCACCAACAAGAATGATCTTTTCGATGGTATAACCACCAGTTGGGAACGTATGCCTGGAGGAAAGGCAATCGGCGAGATCCTAACTAAGGTCGCTGAAAATTTCAATTTCAGACAACCCGACACCCACGTAGGGGAACTTTTAAAAGCCTATGAACTTCTTACAAAGGTTCCTGAAAACCCGTGGAAGGAATATAAATTGCAGGAACTTCAGGAGCTTATAATAGCAACCACAGGTTTATTTATTGAGGCAGTAGCCCTTGAACAAACAGTTGCTCCCGGAAACAACGTTTCACTGAAGATAGAAGCCATTAATAGAAGTAGTCAATCCGTGGTACTTGAGCACATAAAGTTTGAATCCATGACCATTGAAGGAAGTCCATTAGTATTCAACAAACCTTTCAATACAACCACAACGATTCCTATTGCAAAAAATGCTCCTTATACATCTCCCTATTGGCTAGCTGAGCAAGGCAATCTAGGTATGTACACGGTAAAGGATCAACTTCTCAGAGGGAATCCGGATACTCACCGCCCCTATTTAAGCTATCAATTAAAGGTTGATGGTGTGCCCTTTGAAATACAACGAGAAATTGTATATAAATACAACAATCCTGAGAAAGGAGAAGTGTACCAACCTTTTGAAATACTTCCTCCAGTGACCGTAAGCATTGCCCATAAAGTAACCGTTTTTCCTGATGCGAATTCTAAATTACTCCCTGTGCATGTAAAAGCAGGAGAAACGGGAGTAAAGGGAATGGTACGGCTTGAAGCACCTAAGGGTTGGCAAATCACCCCCGCAGAGCTTCCATTTGATATTGCTTTAAAAAATGACGAGCAGATTCTCACATTTACAGTTACTCCTCCTGCCTTTGAGAGTGATGCGCTGCTAAAGGCCTTTGTCACCACACCAAAAAACACCTACAATCAGGAATTAATAACTATTGATTATCCTCATATTCCCAAACAATCAATCCTAAAAGAGGCCTCCTCCAAAATTGTACGCCTAAACCTACAAAAAGCAGGAAACCATATTGGTTATCTGATGGGGGCTGGAGATGAAGTTCCTAAAAGCCTGGAACAAATTGGCTATAGGGTAGCGCTAATAACTCCTGAAAATATCACAGAAAATTATCTGCAACAATTTGATGCTATCGTGGTGGGAATCCGTGCCTATAATGTAATTGATCCACTCACCTATAAGCAGCCTATTTTACTTGATTATGTGAAAAACGGAGGTAATCTAATTGTTCAATACAACACCACTGACCGGGCTTTAAGTCAATTTAACGGGTTAGCTCCCTACCCTCTAAAAATATCACGAGATAGAGTTACTGAAGAGGATGCTCCAGTACGTATTATAGCTCCAAACCACCCTATTATAACAGGCCCAAATAAAATTGTCCCAGGTGATTTTGATGGATGGGTTCAAGAACGAGGACTTTATTTTCCTAATGACTGGGATCCTGCCTTTGTGCCTATTCTATCTATGAATGACAAAGGCGAATCGCCCAAAGAAGGTAGCCTTTTAGTAGCTCCTTACGGAAAAGGTTACTATATTTATACAGGATTAAGTTTCTTTCGTGAACTTCCAGAGGGAGTTCCAGGGGCATTTAAACTCATTACCAACATGATTTCTATCGGGAAAGATTCCCTTCAGAAACCAAAAATAAAAGGATAG
- a CDS encoding sodium:solute symporter family transporter, translating to MATIDWIILICTLCFIVIYGVWKTRGSKNVKDYILGNNEARWWTVGLSVMATQASAITFLSTPGQAFHDGMGFVQFYFGLPLAMIVICMVFIPIYHNLKVYTAYEFLENRFDLKTRSLAAILFLIQRGLAAGITIFAPSIILSAVLGWDLKTLNLIIGVLVIIYTVSGGTKAVNVTQKQQMFVIMTGMFVAFYLIMSYLPSDITFSKALKIAGANEKLNILDFSVDTHSRYTFWSGITGGFFLAMAYFGTDQSQVQRYLSGKSIRESQLGLIFNGLLKVPMQFFILLVGVMVFVFYQFNRSPLNFNPAATQAVHNSVHADAYHELESQFATLETEKKRAQHRFAAALEIKEYNATMQAKDRIMAINQQENAYRNKAKEIIKQANTKSETNDKDYVFIHFILNHLPKGLIGLLLAVILSAAMSSTASELNALGTISTMDLYKRRHKEARTDEHYVKASKWFTFLWGIIAILFANFGTLVENLIQLVNIIGSIFYGNVLGIFLIAFFIKFIKGNAVFWAAVITQLIVILLYYFTIHIYDSGDEKLGYLWLNFIGCALVILLATLFQTTGKLSQRSTI from the coding sequence ATGGCTACAATTGATTGGATTATACTCATCTGTACCCTATGCTTTATCGTAATTTATGGCGTATGGAAAACACGTGGAAGCAAAAACGTAAAGGATTATATCCTTGGGAACAATGAAGCACGTTGGTGGACGGTAGGTCTTTCCGTAATGGCAACCCAGGCCAGTGCCATTACCTTCTTATCAACACCTGGACAGGCTTTTCATGACGGGATGGGGTTTGTACAGTTTTACTTCGGACTTCCACTGGCCATGATAGTTATTTGTATGGTATTTATTCCCATCTATCACAATCTTAAAGTCTATACTGCCTACGAGTTTTTAGAGAACCGGTTTGATTTAAAAACTCGTTCATTGGCTGCCATCCTATTCCTTATTCAACGCGGACTTGCAGCCGGTATAACCATTTTTGCCCCTTCCATTATCCTATCCGCCGTGCTTGGATGGGATTTAAAAACCCTGAACCTGATTATCGGTGTTTTAGTGATCATTTACACGGTATCTGGTGGAACCAAGGCGGTAAATGTTACTCAAAAACAACAGATGTTTGTCATCATGACTGGAATGTTTGTAGCCTTTTATCTAATAATGAGTTACCTTCCATCAGATATCACTTTTAGCAAAGCCCTTAAAATTGCTGGGGCTAATGAAAAGTTGAACATACTTGACTTTTCCGTAGACACCCATAGCCGTTATACCTTTTGGAGTGGTATTACAGGTGGTTTCTTTTTAGCCATGGCTTATTTTGGGACGGACCAAAGTCAAGTTCAGCGCTATTTGTCCGGAAAATCTATTCGGGAAAGCCAATTAGGACTCATTTTTAATGGCCTATTAAAGGTCCCTATGCAATTCTTTATTCTACTTGTGGGAGTGATGGTATTTGTATTTTATCAATTCAATCGTTCTCCCTTAAACTTTAACCCTGCCGCTACCCAAGCGGTTCATAATTCAGTGCATGCAGATGCCTATCATGAACTTGAGTCTCAATTTGCGACGCTGGAAACAGAAAAGAAAAGGGCTCAACACCGTTTTGCTGCCGCTTTGGAAATCAAAGAATACAATGCCACTATGCAAGCCAAAGATCGTATAATGGCCATTAACCAGCAGGAGAACGCCTATCGAAATAAGGCCAAGGAAATTATAAAGCAGGCTAATACCAAAAGTGAGACCAATGACAAGGATTATGTATTTATCCACTTTATTCTAAACCATCTACCTAAAGGTCTTATTGGTCTTTTGCTGGCTGTCATCCTTTCTGCGGCCATGTCTTCTACTGCCTCTGAGTTAAATGCTCTGGGTACCATTAGTACGATGGACTTATATAAAAGAAGACATAAAGAGGCCCGTACCGACGAACACTATGTGAAGGCTTCCAAATGGTTTACATTCCTATGGGGAATTATCGCCATTTTATTTGCCAACTTTGGTACACTGGTAGAAAACCTTATTCAGCTGGTAAATATAATCGGATCTATTTTCTATGGAAATGTACTAGGAATTTTCTTGATTGCCTTCTTTATTAAATTTATTAAAGGCAATGCGGTATTCTGGGCAGCAGTAATTACACAACTTATTGTTATTTTATTATACTATTTCACCATCCACATTTATGATAGTGGAGATGAAAAACTAGGGTATTTATGGCTTAACTTTATAGGTTGCGCATTGGTCATTTTATTGGCAACTCTTTTCCAGACCACAGGAAAACTTAGTCAGCGGAGCACTATTTAA
- a CDS encoding mechanosensitive ion channel family protein: MQDFFKNSMVDIYQTLAIIAILLFLKVILHKIIKRVAQLSDIDKMRTKLIIKYINGTLIMLGTIAISFTWGADFKELGLFLSSAFAIIGVALFAQWSILSNITAGVVLFFSFPFKIGDRIRIQDKDFPTEALIEDIKAFHIHLRTDDGELITYPNNLLLQKGVSLISKRNEDDEKSH, translated from the coding sequence GTGCAAGACTTTTTTAAAAATTCCATGGTAGATATATACCAAACCTTAGCTATCATAGCTATTTTGTTATTTCTTAAAGTTATTCTTCATAAAATTATTAAACGCGTTGCTCAGTTAAGTGATATCGACAAAATGCGTACTAAACTCATCATTAAGTACATAAACGGTACACTTATTATGTTGGGGACTATTGCCATAAGCTTTACATGGGGAGCAGATTTTAAAGAATTAGGATTATTCCTTTCTTCCGCCTTTGCCATTATTGGTGTTGCCTTATTTGCCCAGTGGTCTATCCTCAGTAATATTACGGCAGGAGTGGTATTGTTTTTTTCATTCCCTTTTAAAATAGGAGATCGTATCCGTATACAAGACAAAGATTTTCCTACTGAGGCCCTTATTGAAGACATCAAAGCATTTCATATTCACCTACGAACGGATGATGGAGAGCTGATTACCTACCCTAACAACCTACTCCTTCAAAAGGGTGTATCACTAATTTCGAAACGAAATGAAGATGACGAAAAAAGTCATTAA
- a CDS encoding sulfite exporter TauE/SafE family protein, giving the protein MALKDLSFLFLVFALIAEVIGTVGGFGSSVFFVPIANMYFDFQTVLGLTALFHLSSNLSKIALFRKGLDKKLLLYIGGPSVVFVIVGGIASAYIDAAYLEIGLGIFLIGLSVLFLINSHLKVKANKREAVTGGALSGFVAGMLGTGGAIRGLTMAAFNLEKNAFIATSAFIDFFVDLSRSVVYVINGYVTSEVLIYIPFLLVIGIVGTYIGRYILSHISQDSFKKISLILILIIGVTTLLNVVLGNILGLE; this is encoded by the coding sequence ATGGCCTTGAAAGATCTTAGTTTTTTATTTCTCGTTTTTGCGCTAATAGCAGAAGTAATAGGAACCGTGGGAGGTTTCGGTTCTTCTGTTTTTTTTGTGCCCATAGCCAATATGTATTTTGATTTTCAAACGGTACTGGGTCTAACGGCTCTTTTCCACTTGTCGAGTAATCTGAGTAAGATTGCATTGTTCAGAAAAGGCCTTGACAAGAAACTATTACTGTATATAGGAGGGCCTTCGGTGGTGTTTGTAATTGTCGGAGGAATAGCAAGTGCTTATATCGATGCAGCGTATTTAGAGATAGGTTTAGGGATATTTCTTATAGGTCTTAGTGTATTGTTTTTAATCAATTCACATTTAAAAGTAAAGGCCAATAAAAGAGAGGCCGTAACCGGAGGGGCATTGTCTGGATTCGTGGCCGGAATGTTGGGAACCGGAGGTGCCATTCGAGGACTAACCATGGCGGCGTTTAATCTGGAAAAAAATGCATTTATCGCCACTTCCGCTTTTATCGATTTCTTTGTGGATCTGAGTAGATCTGTGGTATATGTAATCAATGGCTATGTGACCTCAGAGGTTCTTATCTATATTCCTTTTTTATTGGTTATTGGAATAGTGGGAACCTATATAGGGAGATACATTCTAAGTCATATCTCCCAAGATAGTTTTAAGAAGATATCGCTTATTCTTATCCTAATCATCGGTGTAACCACCTTGCTGAATGTGGTTTTGGGCAATATATTAGGGCTGGAATAA